In a genomic window of Streptomyces sp. SJL17-4:
- the dnaE gene encoding DNA polymerase III subunit alpha, whose translation MTKPPFTHLHVHTQYSLLDGAARLKDMFNACNEMGMTHIAMSDHGNLHGAYDFFHSAKKAGVTPIIGIEAYVAPESRRNKRKIQWGQPHQKRDDVSGSGGYTHKTIWAANATGLHNLFKLSSDAYAEGWLQKWPRMDKETISQWSEGLIASTGCPSGELQTRLRLGQFDEALKSASEYQDIFGKDRYFLELMDHGIEIERRVRDGLLEIGKKLGIPPLVTNDSHYTYAHESTAHDALLCIQTGKNLSDPDRFRFDGTGYYLKSTDEMYAIDSSDAWQEGCRNTLLVAEQINTDGMFVEKNLMPKFEIPEGFTEVSWFREETMRGMHRRFPGGIPDDRMKQVEYEMDTIISMGFPGYFLVVADFIMWAKKQGIAVGPGRGSAAGSIVAYAMGITDLDPIPHGLIFERFLNPERISMPDVDIDFDERRRVEVIRYVTEKYGSDKVAMIGTYGKIKAKNAIKDSARVLGYPYAMGDRLTKAMPADVLGKGIDLNGITDPSHPRYSEAGEIRAMYENEPDVKKVIDTARGVEGLVRQMGVHAAGVIMSSEPIVDHAPIWVRHTDGVTITQWDYPQCESLGLIKMDFLGLRNLTIMDDAVKMVKANKGVDLDLLALPLDDPKTFELLQRGDTLGVFQFDGGPMRSLLRLMKPDNFEDISAVSALYRPGPMGMNSHTNYALRKNKQQEITPIHPELEKPLEEVLAVTYGLIVYQEQVQKAAQIIAGYSLGEADILRRVMGKKKPDELAKNFTIFQAGARKNGFSDEAIQALWDVLVPFAGYAFNKAHSAAYGLVSYWTAYLKANYPAEYMAGLLTSVKDDKDKSAVYLNECRRMGIKVLPPNVNESESNFAAQGDDVILFGLSAVRNVGTNVVESIIRSRKAKGKYSSFPDFLDKVEAVVCNKRTIESLIKAGAFDEMGHTRKGMVAHHEPMIDNVVAVKRKEAEGQFDLFGGMGEETSDEPGFGLDVEFSDVEWEKSYLLAQEREMLGLYVSDHPLFGIEHILSDKTDAAISQLTGGEHSDGAVVTIGGIISGLQRKMTKQGNAWAIATVEDLAGSIECMFFPATYQLVSTQLVEDTVVFVKGRLDKREDVPRLVAMELMVPDVSNAGTNAPVILTIPTVKVTPPMVTRLGEILGHHKGNTEVRIKLQGPRTTTVLRLDRHRVQADPALFGDLKVLLGPSCLAG comes from the coding sequence GTGACCAAGCCGCCCTTCACGCACCTCCACGTCCACACCCAGTACTCGCTGCTGGACGGTGCCGCGCGGCTGAAGGACATGTTCAACGCGTGCAACGAGATGGGCATGACCCATATCGCGATGTCCGACCACGGCAACCTGCACGGGGCGTACGACTTCTTCCACTCGGCGAAGAAGGCCGGGGTGACGCCGATCATCGGCATCGAGGCGTACGTCGCCCCCGAGTCCCGGCGGAACAAGCGGAAGATCCAGTGGGGACAGCCGCACCAGAAGCGGGACGACGTCTCCGGTTCGGGTGGTTACACCCACAAGACGATCTGGGCGGCGAACGCGACAGGACTGCACAACCTCTTCAAGCTCTCCTCCGACGCGTACGCCGAGGGCTGGCTGCAGAAGTGGCCCCGGATGGACAAGGAGACCATCTCCCAGTGGTCCGAGGGGCTGATCGCCTCCACCGGCTGCCCCTCCGGAGAGCTCCAGACCCGGCTCCGCCTCGGCCAGTTCGACGAGGCGCTGAAGTCCGCCTCCGAGTACCAGGACATCTTCGGCAAGGACCGGTACTTCCTGGAGCTCATGGACCACGGCATCGAGATCGAGCGCCGGGTCCGCGACGGACTCCTGGAGATCGGCAAGAAGCTCGGCATCCCGCCGCTCGTCACCAACGACTCGCACTACACCTACGCGCACGAGTCGACCGCGCACGACGCCCTGCTCTGCATCCAGACCGGCAAGAACCTCTCCGACCCGGACCGCTTCCGCTTCGACGGCACCGGCTACTACCTCAAGTCCACGGACGAGATGTACGCCATCGACTCCTCGGACGCCTGGCAGGAGGGCTGCCGCAACACCCTCCTGGTCGCGGAGCAGATCAACACCGACGGCATGTTCGTCGAGAAGAACCTCATGCCGAAGTTCGAGATCCCGGAGGGCTTCACCGAGGTCAGCTGGTTCCGCGAGGAGACCATGCGCGGGATGCACCGCCGCTTCCCGGGCGGCATCCCCGACGACCGCATGAAGCAGGTCGAGTACGAGATGGACACGATCATCTCGATGGGCTTCCCCGGCTACTTCCTCGTCGTCGCCGACTTCATCATGTGGGCGAAGAAGCAGGGCATCGCCGTGGGCCCCGGCCGAGGCTCCGCGGCCGGTTCGATCGTCGCGTACGCCATGGGCATCACCGACCTCGACCCCATCCCGCACGGACTGATCTTCGAGCGCTTCCTCAACCCCGAGCGCATCTCCATGCCCGACGTCGACATCGACTTCGACGAGCGTCGGCGCGTCGAGGTGATCCGGTACGTGACGGAGAAGTACGGCTCCGACAAGGTCGCCATGATCGGCACCTACGGCAAGATCAAGGCGAAGAACGCCATCAAGGACTCCGCGCGCGTCCTCGGCTACCCCTACGCCATGGGCGACCGGCTCACCAAGGCCATGCCCGCCGACGTCCTCGGCAAGGGCATCGACCTCAACGGCATCACCGACCCCTCGCACCCGCGCTACAGCGAGGCCGGCGAGATCCGTGCGATGTACGAGAACGAGCCGGACGTCAAGAAGGTCATCGACACCGCCCGGGGCGTCGAGGGCCTGGTCCGGCAGATGGGCGTGCACGCGGCCGGCGTGATCATGTCCAGCGAGCCCATCGTCGACCACGCCCCGATCTGGGTGCGGCACACGGACGGCGTGACCATCACACAGTGGGACTACCCCCAGTGCGAGTCGCTCGGCCTGATCAAGATGGACTTCCTGGGCCTCAGGAACCTCACGATCATGGACGACGCCGTCAAGATGGTGAAGGCCAACAAGGGCGTCGACCTCGACCTGCTCGCCCTGCCGCTGGACGACCCGAAGACCTTCGAACTGCTCCAGCGCGGTGACACCCTCGGCGTCTTCCAGTTCGACGGCGGCCCCATGCGCTCGCTGCTGCGGCTGATGAAGCCCGACAACTTCGAAGACATCTCCGCCGTGTCCGCCCTGTACCGGCCGGGCCCGATGGGCATGAACTCGCACACGAACTACGCCCTGCGCAAGAACAAGCAGCAGGAGATCACCCCGATCCACCCCGAGCTGGAGAAGCCGCTCGAAGAGGTGCTCGCGGTCACCTACGGCCTGATCGTCTACCAGGAGCAGGTGCAGAAGGCCGCCCAGATCATCGCCGGCTACTCGCTCGGCGAGGCCGACATCCTCCGCCGCGTGATGGGCAAGAAGAAGCCCGACGAGCTGGCGAAGAACTTCACGATCTTCCAGGCGGGCGCCCGCAAGAACGGCTTCAGCGACGAGGCGATCCAGGCCCTCTGGGACGTGCTGGTCCCCTTCGCCGGCTACGCCTTCAACAAGGCGCACTCCGCCGCGTACGGCCTGGTCTCCTACTGGACCGCCTACCTCAAGGCGAACTACCCCGCCGAGTACATGGCCGGTCTGCTCACCTCGGTCAAGGACGACAAGGACAAGTCCGCCGTCTACCTCAACGAGTGCCGCCGCATGGGCATCAAGGTGCTCCCGCCGAACGTGAACGAGTCCGAGTCGAACTTCGCCGCCCAGGGCGACGACGTGATCCTCTTCGGTCTCTCCGCCGTGCGGAACGTCGGCACCAACGTCGTCGAGTCGATCATCAGGTCGCGCAAGGCCAAGGGGAAGTACTCCTCCTTCCCCGACTTCCTCGACAAGGTCGAGGCCGTCGTCTGCAACAAGCGGACCATCGAGTCGCTGATCAAGGCCGGCGCCTTCGACGAGATGGGCCACACCCGCAAGGGCATGGTCGCCCACCACGAACCGATGATCGACAACGTGGTCGCGGTCAAGCGCAAGGAGGCCGAGGGACAGTTCGACCTCTTCGGCGGCATGGGCGAGGAGACCAGCGACGAACCCGGCTTCGGTCTGGACGTCGAGTTCTCCGACGTCGAGTGGGAGAAGTCCTACCTGCTCGCCCAGGAGCGCGAGATGCTCGGCCTGTACGTCTCCGACCACCCGCTCTTCGGTATCGAGCACATCCTGTCCGACAAGACGGACGCAGCGATCTCCCAGCTCACCGGCGGCGAGCACTCCGACGGCGCGGTCGTCACCATCGGCGGCATCATCTCCGGCCTCCAGCGGAAGATGACCAAGCAGGGCAACGCCTGGGCCATCGCCACCGTCGAGGACCTGGCCGGCTCCATCGAGTGCATGTTCTTCCCGGCCACGTACCAGCTGGTCTCCACCCAGCTGGTCGAGGACACGGTCGTGTTCGTCAAGGGACGCCTCGACAAGCGCGAGGACGTGCCCCGGCTCGTCGCCATGGAGCTGATGGTCCCCGACGTGTCGAACGCCGGGACCAACGCGCCGGTGATCCTCACCATCCCCACCGTCAAGGTGACCCCGCCGATGGTCACCCGCCTCGGCGAGATCCTGGGCCACCACAAGGGCAACACCGAGGTACGGATCAAGCTCCAGGGCCCCCGCACCACGACCGTGCTCCGGCTCGACCGGCACCGGGTGCAGGCCGATCCGGCCCTCTTCGGCGACCTGAAGGTGCTGCTCGGCCCGTCCTGCCTGGCCGGCTGA
- a CDS encoding ABC transporter ATP-binding protein, whose product MCVVRDLVKTYPATRGRRGTPATPEVRATDGISLDVRGGEIFGLLGPNGAGKSTLVRQLTGLMRPDSGSVQLLGHDLVRHPERASRLLAYLGQESTALDELTVALAAETTGRLRGLTARDARAERDAVLDELGLGTLASRPLRKLSGGQRRLACFAAALVGERPVLVLDEPTTGMDPVARRAVWAAVDRRRAEHGATVLLVTHNVIEAETVLDRVAVLEHGRVIACDTPAGLKERVAGEVRVELVWRDSAPLHLPEVAELRGLAQETGRRWILRLAPDAARAAVATVTGGAAFAALDDFTLATPSLEDVYLALGGATEGLVKA is encoded by the coding sequence GTGTGCGTGGTGCGGGATCTGGTCAAGACGTACCCCGCCACGCGCGGCAGGCGCGGGACGCCCGCGACACCCGAGGTGCGAGCCACCGACGGGATCAGCCTCGACGTGCGCGGCGGCGAGATCTTCGGGCTGCTCGGCCCCAACGGCGCGGGCAAGTCGACCCTCGTCCGCCAGCTCACCGGGCTCATGCGCCCCGACTCAGGCAGCGTCCAACTCCTCGGCCACGACCTCGTGCGCCACCCCGAGCGGGCGTCCCGGCTCCTCGCGTACCTCGGCCAGGAGTCCACCGCCCTCGACGAGCTGACCGTCGCCCTCGCCGCCGAGACCACCGGGCGGCTGCGCGGCCTCACCGCCCGCGACGCGCGCGCCGAGCGCGACGCCGTCCTGGACGAGCTCGGCCTCGGTACGCTCGCCTCCCGGCCGCTCAGGAAGCTCTCCGGCGGCCAGCGTCGGCTCGCCTGCTTCGCCGCCGCGCTCGTCGGCGAGCGCCCCGTCCTCGTCCTCGACGAGCCCACCACGGGCATGGACCCCGTCGCCCGCCGCGCCGTCTGGGCGGCCGTCGACCGGCGGCGTGCCGAACACGGCGCCACCGTGCTGCTCGTCACCCACAACGTGATCGAGGCCGAGACCGTCCTCGACCGGGTCGCCGTCCTCGAACACGGCCGGGTCATCGCCTGTGACACGCCCGCCGGACTCAAGGAACGCGTCGCGGGCGAGGTCCGCGTCGAGCTGGTCTGGCGCGACTCCGCCCCGCTCCACCTGCCCGAGGTCGCCGAGCTGCGCGGGCTCGCCCAGGAGACGGGCCGGCGCTGGATCCTCCGCCTCGCCCCCGACGCGGCCCGCGCGGCCGTCGCCACCGTCACCGGCGGAGCCGCGTTCGCCGCGCTCGACGACTTCACCCTGGCCACGCCCAGCCTGGAGGACGTGTATCTGGCGCTGGGCGGCGCGACCGAGGGACTGGTGAAGGCATGA
- a CDS encoding DUF2252 domain-containing protein, translating to MSVPQHTATERGEHILAVFDTAFGELLAADPAAFRVKFRKMAGSAFAFYRGTACLFYADLEREAHTGPYLDERTGRVWIHGDLHAENFGTYMDANGRLIFNVNDFDEAYVGPFTWDLKRLAGSLALIGYAKALSDEQISHLVRIYAASYRERIHALATGAKNDELPPFTLDTAEGALLDALRDARSMTRFGLLESMTEIRDFERRFAAGGGAIELDAAARYKVLAAFDGYLETLPESSLSRPDSYRVKDVVGRRGIGIGSAGLPSYNILLEGNSDALENDVVIYLKQAQTPAVSRHVTDAAVREYFQHEGHRTVISQRALQAHADPWLGWTELDGAGQLVAEVSPYAVDLDWSDIDDPQDIALTVADLGRATATMHAAADDSSGHSLVPFSTERAIDAAIAADEEGFAELLVDFAHAYGARARADHQIFVDLFRNGRIPGL from the coding sequence ATGTCGGTCCCCCAGCACACCGCCACGGAGCGCGGTGAGCACATCCTCGCCGTCTTCGACACCGCCTTCGGTGAGCTCCTCGCCGCCGACCCCGCGGCCTTCCGCGTCAAGTTCCGGAAGATGGCCGGCTCGGCCTTCGCCTTCTACCGGGGCACGGCCTGCCTGTTCTACGCGGACCTGGAGCGCGAGGCGCACACCGGCCCCTACCTGGACGAGCGCACCGGCCGGGTCTGGATCCACGGCGATCTGCACGCCGAGAACTTCGGCACGTACATGGACGCCAACGGACGGCTGATCTTCAACGTCAACGACTTCGACGAGGCGTACGTCGGCCCCTTCACCTGGGACCTCAAGCGGCTCGCGGGCTCGCTCGCCCTCATCGGCTACGCGAAGGCGCTGAGCGACGAGCAGATCAGCCATCTGGTCCGGATCTACGCCGCGTCCTACCGGGAGCGGATCCACGCCCTCGCGACCGGCGCGAAGAACGACGAGCTGCCCCCGTTCACGCTGGACACGGCCGAGGGCGCGCTGCTCGACGCGCTGCGCGACGCCCGTTCCATGACCCGCTTCGGACTCCTCGAGTCGATGACGGAGATCCGGGACTTCGAGCGTCGCTTCGCCGCTGGCGGCGGCGCGATCGAGCTGGACGCGGCCGCCCGGTACAAGGTCCTGGCGGCCTTCGACGGCTACCTGGAGACCCTGCCGGAGTCCAGCCTGTCCCGCCCCGACTCGTACCGGGTCAAGGACGTGGTCGGGCGGCGCGGGATCGGCATCGGCTCGGCGGGCCTCCCCTCGTACAACATCCTCCTGGAGGGCAACAGCGACGCCCTGGAGAACGACGTCGTGATCTACCTCAAGCAGGCGCAGACCCCGGCGGTCTCCCGCCATGTGACGGACGCGGCGGTACGGGAGTACTTCCAGCACGAGGGCCACCGCACCGTGATCTCGCAGCGGGCGCTCCAGGCGCACGCCGACCCCTGGCTCGGCTGGACGGAGCTCGACGGAGCCGGGCAGCTCGTCGCGGAGGTCTCGCCGTACGCGGTGGACCTCGACTGGTCGGACATCGACGACCCCCAGGACATCGCGCTCACGGTCGCCGACCTGGGCCGGGCGACGGCGACCATGCACGCGGCGGCGGACGACTCCAGCGGGCACTCGCTGGTGCCGTTCTCGACGGAGCGGGCCATCGACGCGGCGATCGCCGCCGACGAGGAGGGCTTCGCGGAGCTCCTGGTGGACTTCGCGCACGCGTACGGGGCGCGCGCCCGTGCCGACCACCAGATCTTCGTGGACCTCTTCCGCAACGGCCGGATCCCGGGGCTGTAG
- a CDS encoding LON peptidase substrate-binding domain-containing protein: MTTARLPLFPLNAVLFPGLVLPLNVFEERYRAMMRELLTIDDSEPRRFAVVAIRDGREVAPTAPGMPDQTALPEKGPAAGFGPDPIQSFHRVGCIADAVQIRERADGSFEVTATGTTRVKLLSVDASGPFLVAEVEEIPEEQGDEAESLSEGVLRAFRSYQKRLAGARERSLTTSELPDDPSVVSYLVAAAAVLDTPSKQRLLQAPDTATRLREELTLLRAETAVIRHLPSLPVVDLTQAPTYPN, translated from the coding sequence GTGACCACCGCTCGCCTGCCTCTCTTCCCGCTCAACGCGGTGCTGTTCCCGGGCCTCGTGCTGCCGCTGAACGTCTTCGAGGAGCGTTATCGCGCCATGATGCGCGAGCTGCTCACGATCGACGACTCGGAGCCGCGCCGCTTCGCCGTCGTCGCCATCCGCGACGGCCGCGAGGTCGCCCCGACGGCCCCCGGCATGCCGGACCAGACGGCGCTGCCGGAGAAGGGCCCGGCCGCGGGCTTCGGCCCCGACCCCATCCAGTCCTTCCACCGGGTCGGCTGCATCGCCGACGCGGTGCAGATCCGGGAGCGTGCCGACGGCAGCTTCGAGGTGACGGCCACCGGCACGACCCGGGTGAAGCTGCTGTCCGTCGACGCGAGCGGGCCGTTCCTGGTCGCCGAGGTCGAGGAGATCCCGGAGGAGCAGGGCGACGAGGCCGAGAGCCTCTCCGAAGGGGTGCTGCGGGCCTTCCGCAGCTACCAGAAGCGGCTGGCCGGGGCGCGCGAGCGTTCGCTGACGACGAGCGAGCTGCCGGACGACCCGTCGGTGGTGTCGTACCTGGTCGCGGCGGCGGCGGTGCTCGACACGCCGTCGAAGCAGCGGCTGCTCCAGGCCCCGGACACGGCGACCCGGCTGCGCGAGGAGCTGACGCTGCTGCGTGCGGAGACGGCGGTCATCCGGCATCTGCCGTCGCTGCCGGTGGTGGACCTGACGCAGGCCCCGACGTATCCGAACTGA
- a CDS encoding ABC transporter permease: MRTGAPSVRPRADDGEAAAPLAPRARLLPALAAVYRAQLSRARVARIPLLFVATFQSIGIMVLMRGVVDGGSEARAVVAGSTVLVVAFVALNLLAQYFGQLRATGGLDHYATLPVPPAAVVLGAAGAYASFTVPGTAVTAVAGSVLFGLPLDHLWILAAVVPLAGAALAGLGAALGLLAPRQELATLLGQLGMSAALLLGVLPAERLPEPIGWARDLLPSTYGVEALARTFDRRPDWAAVALDLAVCGVVGVVSLAVATWAYRRAAVR; encoded by the coding sequence CTGCGGACCGGCGCGCCGTCCGTCCGGCCACGAGCCGACGACGGCGAGGCCGCCGCACCCCTCGCCCCGCGCGCCCGGCTGCTGCCGGCCCTGGCCGCCGTCTACCGCGCGCAGCTCTCCCGCGCCCGGGTCGCCCGCATCCCGCTGCTCTTCGTGGCCACCTTCCAGTCCATCGGGATCATGGTCCTGATGCGCGGGGTCGTCGACGGGGGCTCCGAGGCGCGCGCCGTCGTGGCCGGCTCCACCGTCCTCGTCGTCGCCTTCGTCGCGCTCAACCTGCTCGCCCAGTACTTCGGGCAGCTGCGGGCCACCGGCGGCCTCGACCACTACGCCACCCTGCCCGTGCCGCCCGCCGCCGTCGTGCTCGGCGCCGCGGGCGCGTACGCCTCCTTCACCGTGCCCGGCACCGCCGTCACCGCCGTCGCCGGCTCCGTGCTCTTCGGACTGCCGCTCGACCACCTCTGGATCCTCGCCGCCGTCGTCCCGCTCGCCGGAGCCGCGCTCGCCGGCCTCGGCGCGGCCCTCGGGCTCCTCGCGCCCCGGCAGGAACTGGCCACCCTCCTCGGCCAGCTCGGCATGTCCGCGGCGCTGCTCCTCGGCGTGCTCCCGGCGGAGCGGCTGCCGGAGCCCATCGGCTGGGCCCGGGACCTGCTCCCGTCGACGTACGGCGTGGAGGCCCTGGCCCGCACCTTCGACCGCCGTCCCGACTGGGCGGCCGTCGCCCTCGACCTCGCCGTGTGCGGGGTGGTCGGCGTGGTCTCCCTGGCCGTCGCCACCTGGGCGTACCGGCGGGCCGCCGTCCGCTGA
- a CDS encoding DUF2567 domain-containing protein, protein MTAPLTPPHQPSPHDPDWPPPPPPMLGPAGDPITGAEVLQGVLVTLVSAIAGAVLGVLWLNLAPRVLLISDGKGVYLRNSEGEAAIGSDGTFVLLALAFGAVAALVVFLARRKGGVPLVLGLALGGVLGSLLAWGLGSYFGPTSDVVAHAKAVGPNVAFEAPLELNLAAAAMLAWPLAAMIVHLALTALFGPRDPEPEPWDQPKAYSQGPGTS, encoded by the coding sequence GTGACCGCACCCCTGACTCCGCCTCACCAGCCATCGCCGCACGACCCCGACTGGCCCCCGCCGCCCCCGCCGATGCTCGGCCCGGCCGGGGATCCGATCACGGGGGCCGAGGTCCTGCAGGGTGTCCTGGTGACGCTCGTCTCGGCGATCGCCGGGGCGGTGCTCGGAGTGCTGTGGCTGAACCTGGCCCCGCGGGTCCTGCTCATCTCGGACGGCAAGGGCGTCTACCTCCGCAACTCGGAGGGGGAGGCGGCGATCGGCTCGGACGGAACGTTTGTCCTCCTGGCGCTGGCCTTCGGCGCGGTCGCCGCGCTCGTCGTCTTCCTCGCACGCCGCAAGGGCGGTGTCCCGCTCGTGCTCGGCCTCGCGCTCGGCGGCGTCCTGGGCTCGCTGCTCGCCTGGGGCCTCGGGTCGTACTTCGGCCCGACGAGCGACGTCGTCGCCCACGCGAAGGCGGTCGGCCCCAACGTCGCCTTCGAGGCACCGCTCGAACTGAACCTGGCGGCCGCCGCGATGCTGGCCTGGCCGCTCGCCGCGATGATCGTGCACCTGGCACTCACGGCCCTCTTCGGCCCGCGCGACCCGGAGCCCGAGCCGTGGGACCAGCCGAAGGCGTACAGCCAGGGGCCCGGCACGAGCTGA
- the ybaK gene encoding Cys-tRNA(Pro) deacylase, whose protein sequence is MAKKQKKNSGGTPATVALTAAGTPFTLHAYEHDPASPSYGEEAAEALGVSPDRVFKTLVADVDGELTVAVVPVAGQLDLKALASAVGGKRAAMADPAAAERTTGYVRGGISPLGQRKRLRTVLDASASGHASICISAGRRGLEVELSPADLAALTSAVVAPIGRA, encoded by the coding sequence GTGGCGAAGAAGCAGAAGAAGAACAGTGGCGGCACCCCGGCGACGGTGGCCCTGACGGCGGCCGGCACTCCGTTCACCCTGCATGCCTACGAGCACGACCCGGCCTCCCCCTCGTACGGCGAGGAGGCGGCCGAGGCCCTCGGCGTCTCCCCCGACCGGGTCTTCAAGACCCTGGTGGCGGACGTCGACGGCGAACTGACGGTCGCGGTGGTCCCGGTCGCGGGCCAGCTCGACCTGAAGGCCCTGGCCTCGGCGGTCGGCGGCAAGCGCGCGGCGATGGCGGATCCTGCGGCGGCCGAGCGCACCACGGGCTATGTGCGGGGCGGCATCTCCCCGCTGGGCCAGCGCAAGCGGCTCCGCACGGTGCTCGACGCCTCGGCCTCGGGCCACGCGTCCATCTGCATCTCGGCGGGCCGGCGCGGCCTTGAGGTGGAGCTCTCCCCCGCCGACCTGGCCGCCCTCACGTCGGCGGTCGTGGCCCCGATCGGCCGCGCCTGA
- a CDS encoding NYN domain-containing protein: MEHVDRCVVLVDAGYLLGAAASLLAGEPARSRITVDHAGLIQQLRQRAEAETALPLLRIYWFDGAPDRVPQPEHRRLRVMPRVTVRLGALTRSDGRWAQKGVDAAMHTELTELARNRACSDIVLVTGDGDLLPGLMSAKEHGVAVHLWAVQAADGDYNQSEDLVAEADERRVLDRAWITRAVRAKDLTGICSPPPAPRPEIAAILSAPLPEAALAASAERAAEAAASAAGEIPTADGNGHGGNGHVHGADGHVHHGNGHAGANGHLREDDHDRGHTTGVPAPAPGKGVPTPKDLAGLRAPGATPASPGAPAPQGTSALRWSSDRGWVERPAAPLGEPAETASLPTLAALTSAEQRWADREEDITTVGGDPFEVGQVFARRWMERLPEQSHVQKLSTLYPRIPHRIDGELLRYAARFGLLAHKDDQIDEHDRYAIRAGFWREIDVRAAAEHAPAPGAGPATP; the protein is encoded by the coding sequence GTGGAACACGTGGACCGCTGCGTCGTCCTGGTGGATGCCGGCTACCTGCTGGGAGCTGCCGCCAGTCTTCTCGCCGGGGAACCGGCCCGCTCCAGGATCACCGTCGATCACGCCGGGCTCATCCAGCAGCTGCGCCAGCGCGCCGAGGCCGAGACCGCGCTGCCCCTCCTGCGGATCTACTGGTTCGACGGCGCGCCCGACCGGGTGCCCCAGCCGGAGCACCGCAGACTGCGGGTGATGCCCCGCGTCACGGTCCGGCTGGGCGCCTTGACGCGGAGCGACGGACGCTGGGCCCAGAAGGGCGTCGACGCGGCGATGCACACCGAGCTGACCGAGCTCGCCAGGAACCGGGCCTGCTCGGACATCGTGCTCGTCACCGGTGACGGAGACCTGCTGCCCGGACTGATGTCGGCCAAGGAACACGGCGTCGCCGTCCACCTCTGGGCCGTCCAGGCCGCCGACGGCGACTACAACCAGTCCGAGGACCTCGTCGCCGAGGCCGACGAACGGCGGGTCCTCGACCGGGCCTGGATCACCCGGGCCGTCCGCGCCAAGGACCTCACCGGGATCTGCTCGCCACCGCCCGCCCCGCGCCCCGAGATCGCCGCCATCCTCTCCGCGCCGCTGCCCGAGGCGGCCCTCGCCGCCTCCGCCGAACGGGCCGCGGAGGCGGCGGCGTCCGCGGCCGGGGAGATCCCCACCGCCGACGGCAACGGCCACGGCGGCAACGGGCACGTCCACGGCGCCGACGGTCACGTCCACCACGGCAACGGTCACGCGGGCGCCAACGGTCACCTCCGCGAGGACGACCACGACCGCGGCCACACGACCGGTGTCCCCGCCCCGGCCCCCGGCAAGGGCGTCCCCACCCCCAAGGACCTGGCGGGACTGCGCGCCCCCGGCGCCACCCCCGCCTCCCCGGGCGCGCCCGCGCCCCAGGGCACCAGCGCGCTCCGCTGGTCCTCCGACCGGGGCTGGGTCGAGCGCCCCGCCGCCCCCCTCGGCGAACCGGCCGAGACCGCCTCCCTGCCCACCCTCGCCGCCCTCACCAGCGCGGAGCAGCGCTGGGCGGACCGCGAGGAGGACATCACCACCGTCGGCGGAGACCCGTTCGAGGTCGGCCAGGTGTTCGCCCGGCGATGGATGGAACGGCTCCCCGAGCAGAGCCACGTCCAGAAGCTGTCCACCCTCTACCCCCGCATCCCGCACCGCATCGACGGCGAACTCCTCCGCTACGCCGCCCGATTCGGGCTGCTCGCCCACAAGGACGACCAGATCGACGAGCACGACCGTTATGCGATCCGGGCGGGATTCTGGCGCGAGATCGACGTCCGGGCCGCCGCCGAACACGCCCCCGCGCCCGGAGCGGGCCCGGCGACCCCGTAG